A segment of the Manihot esculenta cultivar AM560-2 chromosome 13, M.esculenta_v8, whole genome shotgun sequence genome:
AAATCTTTCTAAAAAGGACCTGTTCTAGATAAGCAATAAGTGGGGTCATAAGCTTTTAGTATATGGTGATAGGTGGTAAGAGAAATAGAGTTTCAATTTGAATCCTCTGTTTTCTCATCTCTTATAATACTGTTATAATACTGTAAAACTTTGCCCATATTCAATTTATTGGTAactcaaaatataaatatagattttatttaattataaatatgaatttttttatatattgtaaCTGCCCGCCGTCCGTTGGTTGATTCCTTCAACTGCCGTAGAATACGGTAAATTCAaatcatatataataaataatataaaattactaaataacttgaattaaccgtattttaaaattatttgaaccAATTTGATCCAAAACTTATTTGAATAAGTTTGGACTGAATTGTTTCGTATATTATATCTTAAATCTTAAATCTAGCATTAAAATCCCACACAGCCCTCCCAAGCCTCAGTTTTAGTTGATAATTAcatataattcttttatttaattaatcttttttagTTGAGTTTATGGAATTTTGTATTAACATTAATTTAATCcttcacatttttattattgaattatttaattaaatctaaatGAAAGTTTAAGTTATTATCTACTATTCAAGAATTCATAAcataaaactatataatataataaaaatatattattcgaTTATATAACATTCTTCTCATTagttaaattacaattttattatgattaaaatattttagttgttataatttttttacttattttagaatatatatatatatttttattaattttgaaaatcttAAGATTGGATTGGTTTTAGATAGATTTAGCTATATACTTGAAAATTCTAATCAAGTTGTCTCCGTGAATGTAGCATTTTTGAGaggattcaattaaaaaaaataataaaaaaaagcttGAATTGTCATAAAAAATACAGATAAGAATTAGAAGTCCATTTTGATCTTAAGAAACAATACCAATTATTAGGATTGTTTGCTTCAAAGTGGATAGATAAGACTCccttcttctccttttcttcctcGACTTGTCTTCCATGAAACTATTGCTTCAACTTATGCATGCATCATATAACACTAATCatacaaacataaacatacaagaTCAGAATCTGAAACTTGGCCGTTATTCAGACAAGAATACGATTAACACCAACCTTGAGGCCACCTGTTTTTAGGATCCCACCTAGGAAACCATCTCTTCTTTGAATTTGAACCTAAGCTAACAGTTCTCTCCTTCCGTGGAAACTTTAACCTGAAAAGGAGCCCTCTTCTGCTGCTGCGACTTGGGTTGGGAGGAAATTGGTATGGAGATGCATGAACCTGAGGCGAGAAGTAGAGCTCATCGGCCTGATACGGAAAGATCTCGTCGCGAATACGAACAGTGTTGAGCCTTGAGTATCTTTGATCAAGTGACTCCTTGGGGATGTTTCTTGCTAGCAAAGGAGAAGCTCCACCCCAGCTGTTGGTTCCTTGAGAAGGATGTTGGGGTGTTCTGAATTGTAGTAGCTCTCTTTGATTCATTTTTCACTTATCACTTGCTATTCTTCTCACTTGTGTTATGGTATAACTGTGGTATCTTCTTGTAAAGGAGAGAATTTCCAAGTTTCTTTGGAGTTGTAAACTTTAATTTGCAAGTGTCTActtgttattttaaataattaacatGGGAAAGTGAGTGGTGGTACTTACTAAGTAGTGACTGAGAAATGAACAATTCCATCCTAGTGCACACCGAAATGTCGGATTGTTTGCATGTCTGCTTCAGTAATTGTTAACAAGCATAAGTCGCACACAATCATAAAATCACAGTATAAAGAGGAAACAAAATATAGTGTTTATTTGGTTCCACAATAAGATTTACATGTTTGATACTTTATTTACTTTATCTTGGAGAGCACAAAATTCTATTGTATTTCTACAATTCCCATTAATGCAAAGAAGCACatctttcataaaataaaaatttcaaaaaaaagctAGAGTGATTATATACTTTGTGGCCAGCAATGGAATACAATCATGCAGGCGCAAATAAAAGATGAAATCATCAAGCAACTGCAGGGTATTCATGTagaatgataaataaaatagtgATTGGTTAACTATTCTACTTAAGTCTTCTATTTAGGGTGCCACACACGCAATTTAGCAAGCAGATAGTATTCATTTTTTAAAGCCAGCCTAACTTGAATTTTTTCAGATGATAAAATAAAGACAAATTACCAACTCAGTTCAATTTGAAGTTGGGCCTTGACTAGCTGGGCTGGGACAGGCTAAAGCACCAAATCCCCCAACCCAAGTTCCGTTTCTAGATGGATTAGGCTTGATAGATCCAAGCCTATCTGCGATTTCCCCTGTCAGgagtttgaaaaataataaaggaATGTAACTAGATAATTCTTGATATTTAAAGAAATAAAGATATTGAAAAACGTGGAAAGAATTTTTCTTAAGTTAGATGTTGATTTTAGTGGAGAAAAGATGTTCTGATGCCAACCAAAATGCAAGAACCAAAGGTATTCCCAGAGTCCAAGTTGAGCTTCTGTTCCTGATTCTATGGAAAGCTCGCTTACTTTCAGCAGAACCCAAATTCATCTTTCGTGTTAGGACAAAAAATAAGAATTTCCATTGCAGCAGTTTATGTAATAATGCATATGAATGTCACAGTTGATAGTGACAGACAATTCTCCATTTTTATGCTCAGTATCGAATAAAATCAACAGCAAAAGTAATTATGAAAAGGACATCGCTGGACATGCTTCATCCACGAAAGATGTGATGTGCTACCCTGCtgagaaaataaattcaaagcACATTCTTGTATAACAGTGAGTTATTCAAAGCATAAAATATGAAAGAGCAACAAACTTGATTTGTTCAAAGCACAAAATATAAACTTGGCAAACCAGAATTATTCTGAATGTCACCCAACATATTTCATGTCTTGCTTTAGATATCTGTGCTTGTGTTaaggataaattataatttgttaAGGCACAATACAATATGAAATAAACAGTAAAATATGCTGAGATATTGTATCTTTGTAGGCATGATGGGAGTAATGCTTAGTGTTAAGGGTGAAGAGTTGCTTCCTGTTAGTTTCTCTCGCACTTTTTACTGTATATACTAACAGTGATAGTGCTAAAACTTAACGGGGACATTTTAGttgaattttcaaaaatatagaGATTATTTTAGTGTACTTTTCAAAACGCAGGGGCTAATTAGTTAGTTTTTCGCCATGGCTCAGGACAAAATGctaatttttccttttaaatgtTTAATCTTCTTTCACCAGTTACTTGTGAATCTAGTTAAGCATATCATAGTTTCTCACAAATTACATATGCCATGGATTATGACTTTATATAAGAGTTGTGAATAGAGTGAGAGGTGCAGATGATGCAGTACAAGGATATTATGATGTTCTTTCACTTCCATTCGACCAGATGGCTGTCAATTTTCCAGGTCGTAATTTCATGAAGAACATGATTCTTACAACTATAGAAACTTTTAATCAAACAGTATAAATGCATTTTCTGCTTCATCtataataaacaaaaaaaagaggCAAAACATATACAAAAACCTGCATTCAAGAATTATGGCAAATGCATATGTATTCAAAATTGTCAACTGGAGATTTACGCCTCACTTTCTCCTCTTTTTTGTTCAAACCGCTTATTCATTTCTCTACTTCATCACAGAAGCTGCCTTCAGCCATGGCTTGAATCCTCATGTCTATGTAACCTATCGATATTTTTTAGGCGGTTCATTGGTGCTTCCTTTTGCATATTTTCTTGAAAGGTACATGACTTTCTAATAGTTCTTTAACATTATATTCAATATTAGTAGTATCTTAAGTGATGTTGAGGGTTGGATCCTGAGCAAATACTCACTAAAGCACTTCAGCTGGCCCGACGGATCTGAGCAAATACTCACTAAAGCACTTTGCCCAGTCAGCTGACCTGATGCGAACACGATTTATTTTCCGATTTGATGCAAACAAGATTTACTTTCAGTCTTATAGAGTGGGGATACCTGTCATTGTGCCAAAAGGGCATACTGcttgatttcttgttttttgttttatttttcctGCAGAAAAGCAAGGCCAAAGATGACACTTCCCTTGTTTTTGGAGATATTTGTGCTATCTCTACTAGGGTAAGCAGAACAGTACATATGATTCAAAATATTACAGAGAGAAAAAGAACTTATAGTTTTTGCTGCTGATGAAAAAACCAGGGCTAGCTTGACACTCAACATGTACTTTGCAAGCTTGAAATACACATCTCCTACATTCATTACATCAATGACCAACACAATTCCCTGCCTAACTTTCTTACTCGCGATTATTCTCAGGTGGGAGCTTCAAGACTTGAATATTAAATTTGCAAAACAAGAAATCATCTACCTTAATTTTGACATGAACACTTATATATATTGTGTAGGTTGGAGGTTGTTGATGTAAGGAATCCTCGTGGGATAGCTAAAATCCTAGGAACATTAATGGCCCTGGGAGGGGCCTTGATACTCGCCTTTTACAAGGGAACTGATATGCAAAGTTCGCATGATGCTCCAATTCATGTCAGAAGTAATCCTGCTCAACAAAAATGGATAAAGGGCTCATTTTTACTTGCTGCAAGCTGCATAACATGGTCTATGTGGGCCATTATGCAGGTATATATCTGTAAAACTCTTCTTCAACTCTTTATTTTCAATGGGTTTGCTTTTTTGCTTTGCCTTGCCTCCATGGAAACACGGCAATGCAAGTTAAGTGTATGTAAAAATGTCCAACTTGTAGGTATATACACTGAAAAAATATCCTGCTCAACTATCTCTGACTGCCATGATAAACTTTCTGGGGGGAGCACAATCAGCTGTCTTCGCCTTGTGCACACAACACAAACCAGAAGCATGGTATATCAAGTTCGACATCAATTTCTGGTGCATTGTTTATGCTGTAAGCACATGAATGAGCTGCATATGGTCCAAATATGAAGATTAATATTATGTTGTCAATAATACCATGAAAATGT
Coding sequences within it:
- the LOC122721625 gene encoding uncharacterized protein LOC122721625 produces the protein MNQRELLQFRTPQHPSQGTNSWGGASPLLARNIPKESLDQRYSRLNTVRIRDEIFPYQADELYFSPQVHASPYQFPPNPSRSSRRGLLFRLKFPRKERTVSLGSNSKKRWFPRWDPKNRWPQVLYDACIS
- the LOC110630374 gene encoding WAT1-related protein At1g43650, translated to MANAYVFKIVNWRFTPHFLLFFVQTAYSFLYFITEAAFSHGLNPHVYVTYRYFLGGSLVLPFAYFLERKARPKMTLPLFLEIFVLSLLGASLTLNMYFASLKYTSPTFITSMTNTIPCLTFLLAIILRLEVVDVRNPRGIAKILGTLMALGGALILAFYKGTDMQSSHDAPIHVRSNPAQQKWIKGSFLLAASCITWSMWAIMQVYTLKKYPAQLSLTAMINFLGGAQSAVFALCTQHKPEAWYIKFDINFWCIVYAGIVVCALTVFLQLWCTKQKGPVFVTMFNPLSTVEVAILAYFFFGEKLRSGSLLGGAVVIVGLYLVLLGKEGDQDQMKSQEQSSPSNGEEKDSHVQIEASARRESWAAGS